One window from the genome of Pseudomonas fluorescens encodes:
- a CDS encoding AAA family ATPase has translation MSKHPGFVFRRPDLARNIVDGLVGAGIQDYTSGLFLAAPRRTGKSTFLREDLIPECETRGWLAVYVDLWANKEKDPADLIASAIAGALVPYEKGIRKLAKSMGIDKLSFLRTLSWDFSLPQLPEGATLTQALELLHSAAGKTVVLVIDEAQHALTTEAGVNAMFALKAARDQLNQGREGDTSGLRLVFTGSNRDKLAHLVLSRNQPFYGSSITSFPLLGKEFTKAYAAHLNAHLAQTNQFNADDLDQAFELVGRRPEMLRSVIGEIALELGEASHLGELLRNSAQMLRAGVWTEFESAWNALTVPQRAVLQVMAERSQNNEPFAPFTDSTLDAVSKVLRSMGSEVVPGTQTIQSCIDALRDKELVWKSNRGGYALEDKAFADWLKGYRKQH, from the coding sequence ATGTCCAAGCACCCTGGTTTTGTATTCCGACGCCCTGATCTGGCCCGCAATATTGTCGATGGGCTGGTCGGCGCCGGGATCCAGGATTACACCTCAGGCCTGTTCCTGGCCGCGCCGAGACGTACCGGAAAAAGTACGTTCCTGCGTGAAGACTTGATTCCCGAGTGCGAAACCCGCGGCTGGCTCGCGGTCTACGTCGACCTGTGGGCCAACAAGGAGAAAGACCCTGCCGACCTGATCGCTTCGGCAATCGCCGGGGCACTGGTGCCTTATGAAAAGGGGATCCGCAAGCTGGCCAAATCCATGGGCATCGACAAACTCAGCTTCTTGCGCACGTTGTCCTGGGATTTCAGCCTGCCGCAACTGCCCGAAGGGGCGACGCTGACCCAGGCGCTGGAGTTGTTGCACAGTGCGGCCGGTAAAACCGTGGTGCTGGTGATCGACGAAGCCCAGCATGCGTTGACCACCGAGGCCGGGGTCAACGCCATGTTCGCCCTCAAGGCTGCCCGCGACCAACTCAACCAAGGGCGCGAGGGCGATACCAGCGGCCTGCGCCTGGTGTTCACCGGCTCCAATCGCGACAAACTCGCGCACTTGGTACTCAGCCGTAACCAACCGTTCTACGGATCCAGCATCACCTCGTTCCCATTGCTGGGTAAAGAGTTCACCAAAGCCTACGCTGCCCATTTGAACGCGCATCTGGCCCAAACCAATCAGTTCAATGCCGATGACTTGGACCAGGCCTTCGAGTTGGTAGGGCGCCGCCCTGAAATGCTGCGCAGCGTCATTGGCGAAATTGCCTTGGAACTGGGTGAGGCGAGCCACTTGGGCGAATTGCTGCGCAACAGCGCGCAAATGCTCCGTGCTGGCGTCTGGACCGAGTTTGAAAGTGCCTGGAACGCCTTGACGGTGCCGCAACGGGCAGTGCTGCAGGTCATGGCCGAGCGCTCGCAAAACAACGAACCCTTTGCGCCCTTCACCGATTCAACGCTGGACGCCGTGAGCAAGGTGCTCAGGAGCATGGGCAGCGAAGTCGTGCCTGGCACCCAGACCATCCAATCCTGCATCGACGCGCTGCGTGACAAGGAACTGGTGTGGAAGTCCAATCGCGGTGGTTACGCCTTGGAGGACAAAGCGTTTGCGGATTGGTTGAAGGGGTATCGCAAGCAACATTGA
- a CDS encoding DUF3010 family protein, whose product MIICGIEIKGSEAIIAVASLEQQALTHIALNTKKIALDDDDEAANVKAFAAQVRAFVVENGIERIAIKKRSKKGEFAGGPTTFKIEGVFQLLEGCEVTLLSPQTLNAQHKKHDFALPATLNKYQHEAYKAACSALMKK is encoded by the coding sequence ATGATCATTTGCGGCATCGAAATCAAAGGCAGCGAAGCGATCATCGCCGTTGCCTCGCTGGAGCAGCAGGCGTTGACTCACATCGCGCTGAACACCAAGAAAATCGCCCTGGACGACGATGACGAAGCCGCCAACGTCAAGGCGTTTGCCGCCCAGGTACGGGCGTTCGTGGTCGAGAATGGCATCGAGCGCATCGCCATCAAGAAGCGCAGCAAGAAAGGCGAGTTCGCCGGCGGACCGACCACGTTCAAGATTGAAGGGGTTTTCCAGTTGCTGGAAGGCTGCGAGGTGACACTGCTGTCACCGCAGACCCTCAACGCGCAGCACAAGAAACATGACTTCGCCTTGCCGGCGACGCTGAACAAGTATCAGCACGAGGCGTACAAGGCGGCGTGCTCGGCATTGATGAAGAAATAG
- a CDS encoding helix-turn-helix domain-containing protein — MNAPTDIQIINDADGNPAFVVIPYAQYVAQKLEPDLIPHEVVSRIVDGATPIRAWREHLNLTQDEVARRLGISQSAFAQQESVAKPRRATREKIAAAFGIHADQLEL, encoded by the coding sequence ATGAACGCACCTACTGATATTCAGATCATCAACGATGCAGACGGAAACCCGGCATTTGTGGTCATTCCGTACGCACAATACGTTGCGCAAAAACTGGAACCCGATCTGATTCCCCATGAAGTGGTCAGCCGTATCGTCGACGGCGCTACGCCTATCCGCGCCTGGCGCGAACACTTGAACCTGACTCAGGATGAAGTCGCCAGGCGCCTGGGTATTTCTCAGTCGGCGTTTGCCCAACAGGAATCGGTCGCAAAGCCTCGCCGGGCTACCCGAGAGAAAATTGCCGCTGCCTTTGGTATCCATGCTGACCAGTTGGAACTGTAG
- a CDS encoding type II toxin-antitoxin system RelE family toxin, whose product MNTIHWTRKAVKQLLKLHSAHQAQVRDAVTALAQMPDVVNVKALVGHDYAYRLRVGNYRVMFDWDGAIKVVSIQEVKKRDERTY is encoded by the coding sequence ATGAACACTATCCACTGGACCAGAAAAGCCGTTAAGCAGCTTCTGAAATTGCACTCAGCCCATCAGGCCCAAGTTCGGGATGCCGTTACGGCGCTCGCCCAGATGCCTGACGTGGTCAACGTCAAAGCGCTTGTCGGTCATGACTATGCGTACCGCCTGCGGGTAGGCAACTACCGAGTCATGTTCGATTGGGACGGGGCGATCAAGGTCGTCAGCATTCAAGAGGTCAAGAAACGCGATGAACGCACCTACTGA
- a CDS encoding lysozyme inhibitor LprI family protein gives MKSIFLALALISTLAHATEDTEPNPCDEVENDVQTLACSAYGKTAAEQLLNENLQSLNERLQTRYASDKTQLNDITAKVKAAQQLWQKQRDADCAIAAFPAKPGSEAYKIAENDCMAQVSDDRSEFLESIGQE, from the coding sequence ATGAAATCAATCTTCCTGGCTTTGGCACTGATCAGCACCCTGGCACACGCAACCGAAGACACCGAGCCCAATCCCTGCGACGAAGTTGAAAACGACGTCCAGACCCTGGCCTGCTCGGCCTACGGCAAGACGGCCGCCGAACAACTGCTCAACGAAAACCTGCAGAGCCTCAACGAACGCCTGCAAACCCGCTACGCCAGCGACAAGACCCAGCTCAACGACATCACCGCCAAGGTCAAGGCCGCCCAACAACTGTGGCAAAAACAGCGCGACGCCGACTGCGCCATCGCCGCCTTCCCGGCCAAACCCGGCAGCGAAGCCTACAAGATCGCCGAAAACGACTGCATGGCCCAGGTGAGCGATGATCGGTCGGAGTTTTTGGAGTCGATTGGGCAGGAGTAA
- a CDS encoding dipeptidase: MSPAELHADSIVIDGLIIAKWNRDLFEDMRKGGLTAANCTVSVWEGFQATINNIVASQKLIRENSDLVIPVKTTADIRRAKEQGKTGIIFGFQNAHAFEDQLGYVEIFKQLGVGVVQMCYNTQNLVGTGCYERDGGLSGFGREIVAEMNRVGIMCDLSHVGSKTSEEVILESKKPVCYSHCLPSGLKEHPRNKSDEELKFIADHGGFVGVTMFAPFLAKGIDSTIDDYAEAIEYTMNIVGEDAIGIGTDFTQGHGQDFFEMLTHDKGYARRLTSFGKIINPLGIRTVGEFPNLTETLLKRGHPERVVRKIMGENWVNVLKDVWGE; encoded by the coding sequence ATGAGCCCAGCCGAATTGCACGCCGACAGCATCGTTATCGACGGGCTGATCATTGCCAAGTGGAACCGCGACCTGTTCGAAGACATGCGCAAGGGCGGCCTGACCGCAGCCAACTGCACCGTGTCGGTGTGGGAAGGTTTCCAGGCCACCATCAACAACATCGTCGCCAGCCAGAAGCTGATCCGCGAGAACAGCGACCTGGTGATTCCGGTGAAAACCACCGCCGACATCCGTCGCGCCAAGGAACAGGGCAAGACCGGCATCATCTTCGGCTTCCAGAACGCCCACGCCTTCGAAGACCAGCTCGGCTACGTCGAGATCTTCAAGCAGTTGGGCGTCGGTGTGGTGCAGATGTGCTACAACACCCAGAACCTGGTAGGCACCGGTTGCTACGAACGCGACGGCGGCCTGTCGGGCTTCGGTCGCGAGATCGTCGCCGAGATGAACCGTGTCGGCATCATGTGCGACCTGTCCCACGTCGGTTCCAAGACCTCCGAAGAAGTCATCCTCGAATCGAAGAAGCCGGTGTGCTATTCCCACTGCCTGCCGTCCGGCCTGAAAGAGCACCCGCGCAACAAATCCGATGAAGAGCTGAAGTTCATCGCCGACCACGGCGGTTTCGTCGGCGTGACCATGTTCGCGCCGTTCCTGGCCAAGGGCATCGATTCGACCATCGACGACTACGCCGAAGCCATCGAATACACCATGAACATCGTCGGTGAGGACGCCATCGGCATCGGTACCGACTTCACCCAGGGCCACGGCCAGGATTTCTTCGAAATGCTGACCCACGACAAGGGCTACGCCCGTCGTCTGACCAGCTTCGGCAAGATCATCAACCCCCTGGGCATCCGCACCGTGGGCGAGTTCCCGAACCTGACCGAGACGCTGCTCAAGCGCGGCCATCCTGAGCGGGTGGTGCGCAAGATCATGGGCGAGAACTGGGTCAACGTGCTGAAAGACGTCTGGGGCGAATAA
- a CDS encoding DUF5943 domain-containing protein, giving the protein MAKIAPQLPIEVDSETGIWTSDALPMLYVPRHFFVNNHMGIEEVLGADAYAEILYKAGYKSAWHWCEKEAECHGLEGVAVFEHYMKRLSQRGWGLFKIQDIDLDKGTASVKLEHSAFVYVYGKVGRKVDYMFTGWFAGAMDQILAARGSSIRTVAEQVYGGSEEGHDDGLFIVKPL; this is encoded by the coding sequence ATGGCCAAGATCGCCCCGCAACTGCCTATCGAAGTCGACAGCGAAACCGGTATCTGGACGTCCGACGCCCTGCCGATGCTGTACGTACCGCGTCACTTCTTCGTCAACAACCACATGGGCATCGAAGAAGTGCTGGGCGCCGACGCCTACGCCGAGATTCTCTACAAGGCCGGCTACAAATCCGCCTGGCACTGGTGTGAAAAAGAAGCCGAATGCCACGGCCTGGAAGGCGTCGCAGTGTTCGAGCACTACATGAAACGCCTGTCCCAGCGTGGCTGGGGCCTGTTCAAGATCCAGGACATCGACCTGGATAAAGGCACCGCCAGCGTCAAGCTCGAGCACTCGGCGTTCGTCTATGTGTACGGCAAGGTCGGGCGCAAGGTCGACTACATGTTCACCGGCTGGTTCGCCGGCGCCATGGACCAGATCCTCGCCGCTCGTGGCAGTTCGATCCGCACCGTGGCCGAGCAGGTCTATGGCGGTTCCGAAGAAGGCCACGACGACGGCCTGTTCATCGTCAAGCCGTTGTAA
- the dgcA gene encoding dimethylglycine demethylation protein DgcA, with protein sequence MAFEAMFQPIQIGKLTIRNRVLSTAHAEVYATDGGMTTDRYVKYYEEKAKGGIGLAICGGSSVVAIDSPQEWWSSVNLSTDRIIPHFQNLADAMHKHGAKIMIQITHMGRRSRWDGFNWPTLMSPSGVREPVHRATCKTIEPEEIWRVIGNYAQAARRAKAGGLDGVELSAVHQHMIDQFWSPRVNKRTDEWGGSFEGRMKFGLEVLKAVRAEVGDDFCVGMRLCGDEFHPDGLSHEDMKQIAKYYDDTGMLDFIGVVGSGCDTHNTLANVIPNMSYPPEPFLHLAAGIKEVVKVPVLHAQNIKDPNQATRILEGGYVDMVGMTRAHIADPHLIAKIKMGQIDQIKQCVGANYCIDRQYQGLDVLCIQNAATSREYMGVPHIIEKSTGPKRKVVVVGAGPAGMEAARVAAERGHDVTLFEKKEFIGGQITTASKAPQRDQIAGITRWFQLELARLKVDLRLGVAADAATIMDLRPDVVVLAVGGHPFLEQNEHWGAAEGLVVSSWDVLDGKVAPGKNVLVYDTICEFTGMSVADFLADKGSQVEIVTDDIKPGVAIGGTSFPTYYRSMYPKEVIMTGDMMLEKVYREGDKLVAVLENEYTGAKEERVVDQVVVENGVRPDEEIYYALKEGSRNKGQIDVEALFAIKPQPCLEQSGDGYLLFRIGDCVAQRNTHAAIYDALRLCKDF encoded by the coding sequence ATGGCTTTTGAAGCAATGTTCCAGCCGATCCAGATCGGCAAGCTGACCATCCGCAACCGCGTGCTCAGCACCGCGCACGCCGAGGTCTACGCCACCGACGGCGGCATGACCACCGACCGGTACGTGAAGTATTACGAAGAAAAGGCCAAGGGCGGCATCGGCCTGGCGATCTGTGGTGGCTCGTCGGTGGTTGCCATCGACAGCCCGCAGGAATGGTGGAGCTCGGTGAACCTGTCCACCGACCGCATCATTCCGCACTTCCAGAACCTGGCTGACGCCATGCACAAGCATGGCGCCAAGATCATGATCCAGATTACCCACATGGGCCGTCGCTCGCGCTGGGACGGTTTCAACTGGCCGACCCTAATGTCGCCGTCCGGCGTGCGTGAGCCGGTGCACCGTGCCACCTGCAAGACCATCGAGCCGGAAGAAATCTGGCGGGTGATCGGCAACTACGCCCAGGCGGCACGGCGTGCCAAGGCCGGTGGCCTGGACGGCGTCGAGCTTTCCGCCGTGCACCAGCACATGATCGACCAGTTCTGGAGCCCGCGGGTCAACAAGCGTACCGACGAATGGGGCGGCAGCTTCGAAGGCCGCATGAAGTTCGGCCTGGAAGTGCTGAAGGCCGTGCGCGCCGAAGTGGGCGACGATTTCTGCGTGGGCATGCGCCTGTGCGGCGACGAGTTCCACCCGGACGGCTTGTCCCACGAGGACATGAAGCAGATCGCCAAGTACTACGACGACACCGGCATGCTGGATTTCATCGGCGTGGTGGGCTCGGGTTGCGACACCCACAACACCCTGGCCAACGTCATCCCGAACATGAGTTATCCACCGGAGCCGTTCCTGCACTTGGCCGCCGGTATCAAGGAAGTGGTCAAGGTCCCGGTGCTGCACGCGCAGAACATCAAGGACCCGAACCAGGCCACGCGGATCCTGGAAGGCGGATACGTCGACATGGTCGGCATGACCCGTGCCCACATCGCCGACCCGCACCTGATCGCCAAGATCAAGATGGGCCAGATCGACCAGATCAAGCAGTGCGTGGGCGCCAACTACTGCATCGACCGTCAGTACCAAGGCCTGGACGTGCTGTGCATCCAGAACGCCGCGACGTCCCGTGAATACATGGGCGTGCCGCACATCATCGAGAAGTCCACCGGGCCCAAGCGCAAAGTGGTCGTCGTCGGTGCCGGCCCGGCCGGGATGGAAGCGGCGCGTGTGGCCGCCGAACGTGGGCACGACGTGACCTTGTTCGAGAAGAAGGAATTCATCGGCGGGCAGATCACTACCGCCTCGAAAGCCCCGCAACGGGACCAGATCGCCGGTATCACTCGCTGGTTCCAACTGGAACTGGCGCGGCTGAAAGTCGACCTGCGCCTGGGCGTGGCGGCTGACGCGGCGACGATCATGGACCTGCGTCCGGACGTGGTGGTGCTGGCCGTCGGCGGCCATCCGTTCCTGGAGCAGAACGAACACTGGGGCGCCGCCGAAGGGCTGGTGGTCAGCAGCTGGGATGTGCTCGACGGCAAGGTCGCGCCGGGCAAGAACGTGCTGGTCTACGACACCATTTGCGAGTTCACCGGCATGTCGGTGGCCGACTTCCTCGCCGACAAAGGCAGCCAGGTCGAGATCGTCACCGACGACATCAAGCCGGGCGTGGCCATTGGCGGGACTTCGTTCCCCACGTACTACCGCAGCATGTACCCCAAGGAAGTGATCATGACCGGGGACATGATGCTGGAGAAGGTCTACCGCGAAGGCGACAAGCTGGTGGCGGTGCTGGAGAACGAATACACCGGCGCCAAGGAAGAACGCGTGGTGGACCAGGTGGTGGTGGAAAACGGCGTGCGGCCGGACGAAGAAATCTACTACGCGCTCAAGGAAGGCTCGCGCAACAAGGGCCAGATCGACGTCGAAGCCTTGTTCGCGATCAAGCCCCAGCCGTGCCTGGAGCAGAGCGGCGATGGCTACCTGCTGTTCCGCATCGGTGACTGCGTGGCCCAGCGTAATACCCACGCGGCCATCTACGACGCCCTGCGGTTGTGCAAGGATTTCTAA
- the dgcB gene encoding dimethylglycine demethylation protein DgcB: MLNTLLPTLLFAALGLAVLGALRRVNMWRRGRPAKVDLIGGLFAMPKRYMVDLHHVVARDKYIANTHVATAGGAVASVVLAILVHGFGLHNRFLGYALLLMSAVMFVGAIFVYLRRRNPPARLSKGPWMRLPKSLLAFSASFFLVTLPVAGILPENFGGWLVAAVLGVGVLWGVSELFFGMTWGGPMKHAFAGALHLAWHRRAERFGGGRSTGLKPLDLNDPAAPLGVEKPKDFTWNQLLGFDACVQCGKCEAACPAFAAGQPLNPKKLIQDMVVGLAGGTDAKFAGSPYPGKPVGEHAGNPHQPIVNGLVDAETLWSCTTCRACVEECPMMIEHVDAIVDMRRHLTLEKGATPNKGAEVLENLIATDNPGGFAPGGRMNWAADLNLNLLSEKKSTDVLFWVGDGAFDMRNQRTLRAFVKVLKAAKIDFAVLGLEERDSGDVARRLGDEATFQLLAKRNIQTLAKYSFNRIVTCDPHSFHVLKNEYGAFDGNYLVQHHSTYLAEIIDAGALNLGQHKGDSVTYHDPCYLGRYNGEYEAPRQVLRALGIEVKEMQRSGFRSRCCGGGGGAPITDIPGKQRIPDMRMDDIRETGAELVAVGCPQCTAMLEGVVEPRPMIKDIAELVADALLEDAAPSKPVAPAKREPAEVH, encoded by the coding sequence ATGCTGAACACCCTTCTTCCAACCCTGCTGTTCGCAGCCCTGGGCCTCGCGGTCCTCGGCGCCTTGCGGCGGGTGAACATGTGGCGCCGGGGACGACCGGCCAAGGTCGACCTGATCGGCGGTCTCTTTGCCATGCCCAAGCGCTACATGGTGGATTTGCACCACGTAGTGGCGCGGGACAAATACATTGCCAACACCCACGTCGCCACGGCCGGTGGTGCGGTGGCGTCGGTGGTGCTGGCGATTCTGGTCCACGGGTTTGGCCTGCATAACCGTTTCCTCGGCTATGCGTTGCTGTTGATGTCGGCCGTGATGTTCGTCGGTGCGATCTTTGTCTACCTGCGTCGGCGCAATCCGCCGGCCCGTTTGTCCAAGGGCCCGTGGATGCGCCTGCCGAAAAGCCTGTTGGCGTTTTCGGCGTCGTTCTTCCTGGTGACCCTGCCGGTGGCGGGCATCCTGCCGGAGAACTTCGGCGGTTGGCTGGTGGCGGCGGTCCTGGGTGTCGGTGTGCTGTGGGGCGTCTCGGAACTGTTCTTCGGCATGACCTGGGGCGGGCCGATGAAGCACGCCTTCGCCGGTGCCCTGCACCTGGCCTGGCACCGCCGCGCCGAGCGCTTTGGCGGCGGCCGTTCCACCGGTCTCAAGCCGCTGGATCTGAACGATCCCGCCGCGCCACTGGGCGTGGAGAAACCCAAGGATTTCACCTGGAACCAACTGCTGGGCTTTGACGCCTGCGTGCAGTGCGGCAAGTGTGAGGCTGCCTGCCCGGCGTTCGCGGCCGGCCAGCCGTTGAACCCGAAAAAACTCATCCAGGACATGGTCGTCGGCCTGGCCGGCGGCACCGATGCGAAATTCGCTGGCAGCCCATACCCGGGTAAACCTGTGGGCGAACATGCGGGTAATCCCCATCAGCCGATCGTCAACGGCCTGGTAGACGCCGAGACCCTGTGGTCCTGCACCACCTGCCGCGCGTGCGTCGAGGAATGCCCGATGATGATCGAGCACGTCGATGCCATCGTCGACATGCGCCGCCACCTGACCCTGGAAAAAGGCGCCACGCCGAACAAGGGCGCCGAGGTGCTGGAAAACCTCATCGCCACCGACAACCCTGGCGGCTTTGCCCCGGGCGGGCGGATGAACTGGGCGGCGGACCTGAACTTGAACCTGCTCAGCGAGAAGAAATCCACCGACGTGCTGTTCTGGGTCGGCGACGGTGCCTTCGACATGCGCAACCAGCGCACCTTGCGCGCCTTCGTCAAAGTGCTGAAGGCGGCGAAAATCGATTTTGCCGTGCTCGGCCTCGAAGAACGCGACAGTGGCGACGTGGCCCGGCGCCTGGGTGATGAAGCGACGTTCCAGCTGTTGGCCAAACGCAACATCCAGACCCTGGCCAAATACAGCTTCAACCGCATCGTCACCTGCGACCCCCACAGCTTCCATGTGCTGAAAAACGAATACGGCGCCTTCGATGGCAACTATTTGGTGCAGCACCACAGCACCTACCTGGCGGAGATTATCGACGCCGGCGCGCTGAACCTCGGCCAGCACAAGGGCGACAGCGTGACCTATCACGACCCGTGCTACCTGGGCCGCTACAACGGCGAATACGAGGCGCCGCGCCAGGTGCTGCGTGCGCTGGGTATCGAGGTCAAGGAGATGCAGCGTTCCGGTTTCCGTTCGCGTTGCTGCGGCGGCGGTGGCGGTGCGCCGATCACTGACATTCCAGGCAAGCAGCGGATTCCTGATATGCGCATGGACGACATTCGCGAAACCGGCGCTGAGCTGGTGGCAGTGGGTTGCCCACAGTGCACCGCGATGCTCGAAGGCGTGGTCGAACCGCGGCCAATGATCAAGGACATTGCCGAACTGGTGGCTGACGCACTGCTTGAAGACGCAGCCCCGAGCAAGCCCGTGGCCCCAGCCAAACGTGAACCTGCGGAGGTGCATTAA
- a CDS encoding electron transfer flavoprotein subunit alpha/FixB family protein has product MSDIIRRDPRAEWIARNRLHPLHAAMQPVQHSWMGPNGVIRKNVHGIGFIGPNGIKRIDRSGAQQGGASKRTAAVEVQLPLHQVPQPAFYISVVPDMVGGRLSSHDRDLLGLAHQLAGTDGAVLAVVFGEHKENAFATAGVDRLLVLEGEAFSGYAPEQRVQGLRAVDNQFNPRHWLLPDSRTGGGELGRRFAAALGERPATRVWQVKGEECIGRAGAGLQDLARPLARLILAAAECAEPVSETRHEALPVELSTSVARSLSRIEDLGAVAVDPGAIPMAEAEFIFSGGNGVKDWALFHQTAAALGATEGASRVAVDDGFMARDRQVGASGTWVTARVYVAVGISGAIQHLQGIGACDKVVAINLDPGCDMIKRADLSVIGDSAAILQALIAAVEAYRNEAKRDAA; this is encoded by the coding sequence ATGAGCGACATCATCCGCCGCGACCCGCGCGCCGAGTGGATCGCCCGCAACCGCCTGCACCCGCTGCACGCGGCCATGCAACCGGTCCAGCACAGCTGGATGGGCCCCAACGGTGTCATCCGCAAGAACGTCCATGGCATCGGTTTCATTGGCCCCAACGGCATCAAGCGCATCGACCGCAGCGGTGCCCAGCAGGGTGGCGCGAGCAAGCGCACTGCCGCCGTTGAAGTGCAATTGCCGCTGCATCAAGTACCGCAACCGGCGTTCTACATCAGTGTGGTGCCGGACATGGTCGGTGGTCGCCTCAGCAGCCACGACCGCGATCTGCTGGGCCTGGCCCATCAGCTGGCGGGTACGGACGGCGCGGTGCTGGCAGTGGTGTTCGGCGAGCACAAGGAAAACGCCTTCGCCACGGCCGGTGTCGACCGCTTGCTGGTACTGGAAGGTGAGGCCTTCAGCGGTTATGCACCGGAACAACGGGTGCAGGGTCTGCGGGCTGTGGATAACCAATTCAACCCACGCCATTGGCTGCTGCCCGACAGCCGCACCGGTGGCGGTGAACTGGGCCGGCGTTTTGCCGCAGCCCTGGGTGAGCGCCCGGCCACGCGGGTCTGGCAGGTCAAGGGCGAAGAGTGCATTGGCCGCGCCGGTGCGGGCCTGCAAGACTTGGCCCGGCCGTTGGCGCGCTTGATCCTGGCAGCGGCCGAATGCGCCGAACCGGTCAGCGAAACCCGCCACGAAGCCTTGCCGGTGGAGTTATCCACAAGCGTGGCCCGCAGCTTGTCGCGAATCGAAGATCTCGGTGCGGTGGCGGTGGACCCGGGCGCGATCCCGATGGCCGAGGCCGAATTCATTTTCTCCGGCGGCAACGGGGTCAAGGACTGGGCGCTGTTCCACCAGACCGCTGCGGCCCTGGGTGCCACCGAAGGCGCTTCGCGGGTGGCAGTGGACGACGGCTTCATGGCCCGGGATCGCCAGGTCGGTGCGTCCGGTACCTGGGTCACGGCACGGGTCTACGTGGCGGTGGGGATTTCCGGGGCGATCCAGCACCTGCAGGGCATTGGCGCCTGCGACAAGGTGGTGGCAATCAACCTCGACCCAGGCTGCGACATGATCAAACGGGCAGACCTGTCGGTGATCGGTGACAGCGCGGCGATTCTCCAGGCCTTGATCGCGGCGGTAGAGGCTTACCGCAACGAAGCCAAGCGTGATGCGGCTTAA